A region from the Sandaracinus amylolyticus genome encodes:
- the epsC gene encoding serine O-acetyltransferase EpsC, producing the protein MRADPKRYRELEDAIDGVVASYTGELEIDNLESAALPSKRAVIEALDHLKPVLFMGFYATRGLHRDSLRHAIATHLHAAHQLLVEQIERALTYDHWMGRTDRVLPAGSGEAVVLGLFRDLPALRRTLNGDVRAAYDGDPAAKNIEEIVFSYPSIEAVTAYRIAHRLSGAGVPMLPRILTEHAHARTGIDISPGARIGERFFIDHGTGVVIGETAVIGDDVKLYQNVTLGALSVPNREDAPGKKRHPTIEDEVTIYSGATILGGDTVIGRGSVIGGNVWLTKSVPPGSKVFGRGKSEPEET; encoded by the coding sequence ATGCGAGCCGACCCCAAGCGTTACCGCGAGCTCGAGGATGCGATCGACGGAGTGGTCGCGAGCTACACCGGTGAGCTCGAGATCGACAACCTCGAGAGCGCGGCGCTCCCCAGCAAGCGCGCCGTCATCGAGGCCCTCGATCACCTGAAGCCCGTGCTCTTCATGGGGTTCTACGCGACGCGCGGGCTCCACCGCGACTCGCTGCGCCACGCGATCGCGACCCACCTGCACGCCGCGCATCAGCTGCTCGTCGAGCAGATCGAGCGCGCGCTCACCTACGATCACTGGATGGGCCGCACCGATCGCGTGCTGCCCGCGGGCTCCGGCGAGGCGGTCGTGCTCGGGCTCTTCCGCGATCTGCCCGCGCTGCGGCGCACGCTCAACGGCGACGTGCGCGCCGCGTACGACGGTGATCCCGCGGCGAAGAACATCGAGGAGATCGTCTTCTCGTACCCGTCGATCGAGGCGGTCACCGCGTACCGCATCGCGCATCGGCTGAGCGGCGCGGGCGTGCCGATGCTGCCGCGCATCCTCACCGAGCATGCGCACGCGCGGACCGGGATCGACATCAGCCCGGGCGCGCGCATCGGTGAGCGCTTCTTCATCGATCACGGCACGGGCGTCGTCATCGGCGAGACCGCGGTGATCGGCGACGACGTGAAGCTCTACCAGAACGTCACGCTCGGCGCGCTGAGCGTGCCGAACCGCGAGGACGCGCCGGGCAAGAAGCGCCACCCGACGATCGAGGACGAGGTCACGATCTACTCGGGCGCGACGATCCTCGGCGGCGACACGGTGATCGGCCGCGGCTCGGTGATCGGCGGCAACGTGTGGCTCACGAAGAGCGTGCCGCCGGGCTCGAAGGTGTTCGGGCGCGGAAAGAGCGAGCCCGAAGAGACCTGA
- a CDS encoding S41 family peptidase: MRRVALVVLAMALASCGASAPPPSAASDLRALARFVLDVHPRPHAYVDRDTFDALVEDEAAHLDEMEDATDVELGRAMHRVLAQLHDGHVAIALPAFQTGPLSLLPLLPKRAGDTFFVDASSPELPHGTALIAIDGEPIDALWSELEGMVLADGTHESARRAALERGFARHFHVARATRETYLVRVREPDGTERDVELDGVDRDVLATLDGARRSAAVWGPRSSEAQPWPFVVEIDETTVLLRMPSFGIAEHDEYRRRVDAIFAAIDPDATLVLDVRGNEGGFRTHGIAVLNHVLGRAYAQWARLETRVTRIPDAHRAQVSFPYVPEDALASLFPGAPNEEGRFVREGDPLASMMTPHGAGHRGRVVAFVDGHTNSAAVEMITALRAFRPDAELIGEETGGECGRHVGEMPVLYTTRALGAVVLTSILELTHVEVAGCEARRGHVPHRAVAYDEAQFLAGSDPYLDAL, translated from the coding sequence ATGCGGCGTGTCGCGCTCGTCGTGCTCGCGATGGCGCTCGCGTCGTGCGGCGCGAGCGCGCCACCTCCGAGCGCGGCGAGCGATCTTCGTGCGCTCGCGCGTTTCGTGCTCGACGTGCACCCGCGTCCGCACGCGTACGTCGATCGCGACACGTTCGACGCGCTGGTCGAGGACGAAGCGGCGCACCTCGACGAGATGGAGGACGCGACCGACGTCGAGCTCGGTCGAGCGATGCATCGCGTGCTCGCGCAGCTCCACGACGGGCACGTCGCGATCGCGCTGCCCGCGTTCCAGACCGGCCCGCTGTCGCTGTTGCCGCTCTTGCCGAAGCGCGCGGGGGACACGTTCTTCGTGGACGCGTCGTCGCCCGAGCTGCCGCACGGCACGGCGCTGATCGCGATCGACGGAGAGCCGATCGACGCGCTCTGGAGCGAGCTCGAGGGGATGGTGCTCGCCGACGGGACGCACGAGAGCGCGCGTCGCGCCGCCCTCGAGCGCGGCTTCGCGCGTCACTTCCACGTCGCGCGCGCGACGCGCGAGACGTACCTGGTGCGGGTGCGCGAGCCCGACGGCACCGAGCGCGACGTCGAGCTCGACGGCGTCGATCGTGACGTGCTCGCGACGCTCGACGGCGCGCGTCGCTCCGCGGCGGTGTGGGGACCGCGCTCGAGCGAGGCGCAGCCATGGCCGTTCGTGGTCGAGATCGACGAGACGACGGTGTTGCTGCGCATGCCGTCGTTCGGCATCGCGGAGCACGACGAGTACCGCCGCCGTGTCGACGCGATCTTCGCGGCGATCGATCCCGACGCGACGCTGGTGCTCGACGTGCGCGGCAACGAAGGCGGGTTCCGCACGCACGGCATCGCGGTGCTCAACCACGTGCTCGGACGCGCCTACGCGCAGTGGGCGCGTCTGGAGACGCGCGTCACGCGCATCCCCGACGCCCACCGCGCGCAGGTGTCGTTCCCGTACGTGCCCGAAGACGCGCTCGCGAGCCTCTTCCCCGGCGCGCCGAACGAGGAAGGGCGCTTCGTCCGCGAGGGAGATCCCCTCGCGTCGATGATGACGCCGCACGGCGCGGGACATCGCGGGCGCGTCGTCGCGTTCGTCGACGGGCACACGAATTCCGCGGCGGTCGAGATGATCACCGCGCTGCGCGCGTTCCGCCCGGACGCCGAGCTGATCGGCGAAGAGACCGGCGGCGAGTGCGGGCGCCACGTCGGCGAGATGCCGGTGCTCTACACGACGCGCGCGCTGGGCGCCGTGGTGCTGACGTCGATCCTCGAGCTCACGCACGTCGAGGTCGCGGGGTGCGAGGCCCGACGCGGGCACGTCCCGCATCGCGCCGTCGCCTACGACGAGGCGCAGTTCCTCGCGGGCAGCGATCCCTATCTCGACGCGCTCTGA
- a CDS encoding glucose 1-dehydrogenase — MLSYDFSGRVALVTGGTSGIGRATALAFARAGADVVIAARDEARSADVLREIAARGVRPLFTRMDVRDEASIARAIEAIAARFGRLDVAVNNAGAGGDMQPLETADQAIFDDTMAINARGTWLAMRHEIPLMLKSGGGAIVNASSIYGVAGKAAHHAYVASKHAVLGLTKSVALEYASRGIRVNALCAGVTRTPGMRAAESVVPEIVQALVAQHPMGRMASEDEVAAAAVWLCSEGAGFVTGAPLHVDGGFLAA, encoded by the coding sequence ATGCTGAGCTACGACTTCTCCGGCCGCGTCGCGCTCGTCACCGGCGGCACGTCCGGCATCGGTCGCGCGACCGCCCTCGCCTTCGCGCGCGCCGGCGCCGATGTGGTGATCGCGGCGCGCGACGAGGCGCGCAGCGCCGACGTGCTGCGCGAGATCGCGGCGCGCGGCGTGCGCCCGCTCTTCACGCGCATGGACGTGCGCGACGAGGCTTCGATCGCGCGCGCGATCGAGGCGATCGCGGCGCGCTTCGGGCGCCTAGACGTCGCGGTCAACAACGCGGGCGCGGGCGGCGACATGCAGCCGCTCGAGACCGCCGACCAGGCGATCTTCGACGACACGATGGCGATCAACGCGCGCGGTACGTGGCTCGCGATGCGCCACGAGATCCCGCTGATGCTGAAGAGCGGCGGCGGCGCGATCGTGAACGCGAGCTCGATCTACGGCGTCGCCGGGAAGGCCGCGCACCACGCGTACGTCGCGTCGAAGCACGCGGTGCTCGGGCTCACGAAGTCGGTCGCGCTCGAGTACGCGTCGCGCGGCATCCGCGTGAACGCGCTGTGCGCCGGCGTCACGCGCACGCCTGGGATGCGCGCGGCCGAGAGCGTGGTGCCCGAGATCGTGCAGGCGCTCGTCGCGCAGCACCCGATGGGCCGCATGGCGAGCGAGGACGAGGTCGCGGCCGCGGCGGTGTGGCTCTGCTCGGAGGGCGCGGGCTTCGTGACCGGCGCGCCGCTCCACGTCGACGGCGGCTTCCTCGCGGCGTGA
- a CDS encoding TetR/AcrR family transcriptional regulator — protein MPTPTFFRLPDEKRERFVDEAINEFADRSYAEASLSQIVKRVGIAKGSVYQYFADKLDLYRWLLIEEVPRRRREFVGVIDDADTDFWAALETQIERGMAFLVEHPKLARITAAAADPTAHEEVRGLHRAVCQAGEAELERSLERGIRRGAISKDVDPKIAVHFVTAITGPGLTNVVLQELGADLHEILASDELRRKLDPRRRRRLAKQALLLIQRGLGA, from the coding sequence ATGCCGACGCCCACGTTCTTCCGGCTGCCCGACGAGAAGCGCGAGCGCTTCGTCGACGAGGCGATCAACGAGTTCGCGGATCGCAGCTACGCCGAGGCGTCGCTCTCGCAGATCGTGAAGCGCGTCGGCATCGCGAAGGGCAGCGTCTACCAGTACTTCGCGGACAAGCTCGACCTCTATCGCTGGCTCCTCATCGAGGAAGTGCCGCGCCGCCGGCGCGAGTTCGTCGGCGTGATCGACGACGCCGACACCGACTTCTGGGCCGCGCTCGAGACGCAGATCGAGCGCGGCATGGCGTTCCTCGTCGAGCACCCGAAGCTCGCGCGGATCACCGCTGCGGCGGCCGATCCCACGGCGCACGAAGAGGTGCGCGGGCTGCATCGCGCGGTGTGCCAGGCGGGCGAAGCGGAGCTCGAGCGCTCGCTCGAGCGCGGCATCCGTCGCGGCGCGATCTCGAAGGACGTCGACCCGAAGATCGCGGTGCACTTCGTCACCGCGATCACCGGGCCCGGCCTGACCAACGTCGTGCTGCAGGAGCTCGGCGCGGACCTCCACGAGATCCTCGCGTCCGACGAGCTGCGGCGAAAGCTCGATCCGCGACGTCGGCGACGGCTCGCGAAGCAAGCGCTGCTGCTGATCCAGCGCGGCCTCGGCGCGTAG
- a CDS encoding NAD(P)H-binding protein: MILVTGANGTIGSALVARLLQRGERVRALVRDAAKAAKLGPAVEIVVADLARPETLERAFAGVDRVFLATTGSDLPEQEANAIAAAERAGVTHVVKLSVMMPEGAPKVGSAAWHEASERTLRASRLAWTMLRGGSFASNSLAFADPSSPLASVLALAGDGALAHVDPRDVADVAVVALTSGTAHQGRTYDLTGPTALSHREVARVLGAITGKPIALRERPPAEVRDELLARGFPAELADAFVGAMSAVREGIWNQVSPDVERVLGRPPRSFEQWARDHAHFFA, from the coding sequence ATGATCCTCGTGACCGGTGCGAACGGCACCATCGGAAGTGCCCTCGTCGCTCGACTGCTGCAGCGCGGAGAGCGCGTTCGCGCCCTGGTGCGCGACGCGGCGAAGGCCGCGAAGCTCGGGCCCGCGGTCGAGATCGTCGTCGCCGATCTCGCGCGTCCGGAGACGCTCGAGCGCGCGTTCGCGGGCGTCGACCGCGTGTTCCTCGCGACCACGGGGAGCGACCTCCCGGAGCAGGAAGCGAACGCGATCGCCGCGGCGGAGCGCGCCGGCGTCACGCACGTCGTGAAGCTCTCGGTGATGATGCCCGAGGGCGCACCGAAGGTCGGATCCGCGGCGTGGCACGAGGCCAGCGAGCGCACGCTGCGCGCATCGCGGCTCGCGTGGACGATGCTCCGCGGCGGCAGCTTCGCGAGCAATTCGCTCGCGTTCGCCGATCCCTCGAGCCCGCTCGCGTCGGTGCTCGCGCTGGCCGGGGACGGGGCGCTCGCGCACGTCGATCCGCGCGACGTCGCGGACGTCGCGGTCGTCGCGCTCACCTCGGGCACGGCACACCAGGGGCGCACCTACGATCTCACGGGCCCGACGGCGCTCAGCCATCGCGAGGTCGCGCGCGTGCTCGGTGCGATCACCGGCAAGCCGATCGCGCTCCGCGAGCGACCGCCGGCGGAGGTCCGCGACGAGCTGCTCGCGCGCGGCTTCCCCGCGGAGCTCGCGGACGCGTTCGTCGGCGCGATGTCGGCGGTGCGCGAGGGCATCTGGAACCAGGTCTCGCCCGACGTCGAGCGCGTGCTCGGTCGACCGCCGCGCTCGTTCGAGCAGTGGGCGCGCGATCACGCGCACTTCTTCGCTTGA
- a CDS encoding AraC family transcriptional regulator: protein MSDPVTEVLSAMRVRSAIYFRLDATAPWGVDFRGPAHAKFGMVVRGSCWLTVAGEERPLALRAGDCFLVAWDAPFALRDARNTRAIPCSELVPRKVGNVVEHGGGGPATSVVCGWFELDAWGSKPLVDLLPRVLCVATDGAEATALRATLDLLAAETSAPGVGSPIVVSRLADLVLVQMIRAHHAAGRDGELRWLGALGDARLGPALRAMHADLDQPWTVESLAELAGMSRSAFALRFREHVGEAPLAYLTRWRLYKAGVLLRSTEDGLASIADRVGYASVGAFVRAFRRAHGQSPTEFRRSA from the coding sequence GTGTCGGACCCGGTGACCGAGGTGCTGAGCGCGATGCGGGTGCGCAGCGCGATCTACTTCCGCCTCGACGCGACGGCGCCGTGGGGCGTCGACTTCCGCGGGCCCGCGCACGCGAAGTTCGGGATGGTGGTGCGCGGCAGCTGTTGGCTCACCGTCGCGGGCGAGGAGCGGCCGCTCGCGCTGCGCGCCGGCGACTGCTTCCTCGTCGCGTGGGACGCGCCGTTCGCGCTGCGCGACGCGCGCAACACCCGGGCGATCCCGTGCTCCGAGCTCGTCCCGCGCAAGGTCGGCAACGTCGTCGAGCACGGCGGCGGCGGTCCCGCGACGTCGGTCGTGTGCGGCTGGTTCGAGCTCGACGCGTGGGGGAGCAAGCCGCTCGTCGATCTGCTCCCGCGTGTGCTGTGCGTCGCGACCGATGGCGCGGAGGCGACGGCGCTGCGCGCGACGCTCGACCTGCTCGCGGCGGAGACGAGCGCGCCGGGCGTCGGGTCCCCGATCGTCGTGAGCCGCCTCGCGGATCTCGTGCTCGTGCAGATGATCCGCGCGCATCACGCGGCGGGACGCGACGGCGAGCTGCGCTGGCTCGGCGCGCTCGGCGATGCGCGCCTCGGTCCGGCGCTCCGCGCGATGCACGCCGATCTCGACCAGCCGTGGACCGTCGAGTCGCTCGCGGAGCTCGCGGGCATGTCGCGCTCGGCGTTCGCGCTGCGCTTTCGTGAGCACGTGGGCGAGGCACCGCTCGCGTACCTGACGCGATGGCGGCTCTACAAAGCAGGCGTCCTGCTGCGCTCGACGGAGGACGGCCTCGCGTCGATCGCCGATCGGGTGGGGTACGCGTCGGTCGGCGCGTTCGTGCGGGCGTTCCGTCGCGCGCACGGCCAGAGCCCGACCGAGTTCCGCCGCTCGGCGTGA
- a CDS encoding ABC-F family ATP-binding cassette domain-containing protein: protein MPVLDARELRKSLGARTLLDGVSLTLEEGERVGLVGPNGCGKSTLARILAGIDPADGGELARQRGARVLYLAQEPTFEGDPTALDAVLSGLGDWQAARAKHDRASEALARGEDHDRWLAEMESAAHDIERLGGWDRDHEARSYLSHLGVTRLDAKVATMSGGERRRVALARLLVASPELAILDEPTNHLDVETIEWLERHLASSFRGAVLLVTHDRWFLNQVVARTLELERGKLHSYEGGWEEYLEAKAERGALERRAEANRQNLLRRELEWLRRTPAARTGKQKARINRAESTIANAPPPRERQVELSMDATRTGRTVLELHDVSLAIGGRTLVEKLDLSLTKGERIGIVGPNGAGKSTLLRAILGELEPIAGRVVRGANTKISYLDQHRSGLDLEKSVADNVSPHSRQVDWGGRRVELVSYLERMLFDADQQRQPVGALSGGERARVLLARMLLESANLLILDEPTNDLDAPTLAALEEMLSEFDGTALVVTHDRWFLERVATAILAFEGDGRVRRWAGSYSTWRALRAQEDARLAEERADAEAAAKKTAAPARAAAPAAKKKGLSGAEKRELEGIFEKIEAREAEVARMEAELADASVYATRGAEVPAMLAALEAAKAEVATMMARWEELEARKDA, encoded by the coding sequence ATGCCCGTTCTCGACGCCCGCGAACTCCGCAAGAGCCTCGGAGCGCGCACGCTGCTCGATGGCGTGTCGCTCACGCTCGAAGAAGGCGAGCGCGTCGGTCTCGTCGGCCCGAACGGCTGCGGCAAGTCGACGCTCGCGCGCATCCTCGCGGGGATCGATCCCGCCGATGGCGGCGAGCTCGCGCGGCAGCGCGGCGCGCGTGTGCTCTACCTCGCGCAGGAGCCGACGTTCGAGGGCGATCCGACGGCGCTCGACGCGGTGCTCTCGGGTCTCGGCGACTGGCAGGCGGCGCGCGCGAAGCACGACCGCGCGAGCGAGGCGCTGGCGCGCGGCGAGGACCACGATCGCTGGCTCGCCGAGATGGAGAGCGCGGCGCACGACATCGAGCGCCTCGGCGGGTGGGATCGCGATCACGAGGCGCGCTCGTATCTCTCGCACCTCGGGGTGACGCGGCTCGACGCGAAGGTCGCGACGATGTCGGGCGGCGAGCGCCGTCGCGTCGCGCTCGCGCGGCTCTTGGTCGCGAGCCCGGAGCTCGCGATCCTCGACGAGCCGACGAACCACCTCGACGTCGAGACGATCGAGTGGCTCGAGAGGCACCTCGCGTCGTCGTTCCGCGGCGCGGTGCTGCTCGTCACGCACGATCGCTGGTTCCTCAACCAGGTGGTGGCGCGCACGCTCGAGCTCGAGCGCGGCAAGCTGCACTCGTACGAAGGCGGCTGGGAGGAGTACCTCGAGGCGAAGGCGGAGCGCGGCGCGCTCGAGCGTCGCGCCGAGGCGAACCGGCAGAACCTGCTGCGACGCGAGCTCGAGTGGCTGCGTCGCACGCCCGCGGCGCGCACCGGCAAGCAGAAGGCGCGCATCAACCGCGCGGAGAGCACGATCGCGAACGCGCCGCCGCCGCGCGAGCGCCAGGTCGAGCTCTCGATGGACGCGACGCGCACCGGTCGTACCGTGCTCGAGCTGCACGACGTCTCGCTCGCGATCGGCGGGCGCACGCTGGTCGAGAAGCTCGATCTCTCGCTCACGAAGGGCGAGCGCATCGGCATCGTCGGGCCGAACGGCGCGGGCAAGTCGACGCTGCTGCGCGCGATCCTCGGTGAGCTCGAGCCGATCGCGGGGCGCGTCGTGCGCGGCGCGAACACGAAGATCTCGTACCTCGATCAGCACCGCAGCGGGCTGGATCTCGAGAAGTCGGTCGCCGACAACGTCTCCCCGCACTCGCGACAGGTCGACTGGGGCGGGCGGCGCGTCGAGCTCGTGAGCTACCTCGAGCGCATGCTCTTCGACGCGGATCAGCAGCGTCAGCCGGTCGGCGCGCTGTCGGGTGGCGAGCGCGCACGCGTGCTGCTCGCGCGCATGCTGCTCGAGTCCGCGAACCTGCTCATCCTCGACGAGCCGACGAACGATCTCGACGCGCCGACGCTCGCTGCGCTCGAGGAGATGCTCTCGGAGTTCGACGGCACCGCGCTCGTCGTGACCCACGACCGTTGGTTCCTCGAGCGCGTCGCGACCGCGATCCTCGCGTTCGAAGGCGACGGACGGGTGCGGCGCTGGGCGGGCAGCTACTCGACGTGGCGCGCGCTGCGCGCGCAGGAAGACGCGCGACTCGCCGAGGAGCGCGCCGACGCGGAGGCCGCGGCCAAGAAGACGGCGGCGCCCGCGCGCGCTGCGGCACCGGCGGCGAAGAAGAAGGGCCTCAGCGGCGCGGAGAAGCGCGAGCTCGAGGGCATCTTCGAGAAGATCGAGGCGCGCGAGGCCGAGGTCGCGCGCATGGAGGCCGAGCTCGCCGACGCGAGCGTGTACGCGACGCGCGGCGCCGAGGTGCCCGCGATGCTCGCCGCGCTCGAGGCGGCGAAGGCCGAGGTCGCGACGATGATGGCGCGCTGGGAAGAGCTCGAGGCACGCAAGGACGCGTGA
- a CDS encoding serine/threonine-protein kinase — protein sequence MSLEDAPSPQDAGSLRTIADRIAGISSLAKTIERAPGATIRPDAPDPSLLETLAPAIEAREGERAIRLGRTLGEGGMGVVREGVQVSLARRVAVKTLRERDRDAGTQRATEKLLYEARVTGALEHPNVVPVHDIAADPQGTPLIVLKHIDGVVWSELLRDPARLERDHGATDPLEWHLRVLLQVCNAVHFAHTRGVLHRDLKPDNVMIGGFGEVYVLDWGLAVRTADQASAMPKMDPAEGLVLAGTPWYMAPEMLGGAAARLSPATDVYLLGGVLHEIVTGRAPHQEGNLHAILASVVQSRPHLDASVPEELAAIVRRALDPDPARRYGSADALRSAVEGFLRHRGAVQLAVEAERSLAALEEELARKDATPAREVIDRHFAECRFGFRAALRAWPENTRAKDGLERAVSRMVAHELDAARPHAAAALLGELDAPPRALASRVSDAVRAWDARQEALLRLDREHDPSLGRGLRLSITVFVGLFWTLGPVLAPYVDPTYGSSHASMTVLPVTLTALVAIVAFSLRDHVLQTSFNRRLAAAFFLSQLGEIFIYIGGSAAQMTIAQCHAVVMLVASGTVGMLAAAVSRAFWIASVAFVAAFAVGSVWPQWIGIAEAVANAIITITAIVLWSQRVTLPKRASKR from the coding sequence ATGTCGCTCGAAGACGCCCCGTCGCCGCAGGACGCCGGCAGCTTGCGCACGATCGCCGATCGCATCGCCGGGATCAGCTCGCTCGCGAAGACGATCGAGCGCGCGCCCGGCGCGACGATCCGCCCCGATGCGCCCGATCCGTCGCTGCTCGAGACGCTCGCGCCCGCGATCGAAGCGCGCGAGGGAGAGCGCGCGATCCGGCTCGGTCGCACGCTCGGCGAGGGCGGCATGGGCGTGGTCCGCGAGGGCGTGCAGGTGAGCCTCGCGCGTCGTGTCGCGGTGAAGACGCTGCGCGAGCGCGACCGCGACGCGGGCACGCAGCGCGCGACCGAGAAGCTGCTGTACGAGGCGCGCGTCACCGGTGCGCTCGAGCACCCGAACGTCGTGCCGGTGCACGACATCGCGGCGGACCCGCAGGGCACGCCGCTGATCGTGCTGAAGCACATCGACGGCGTGGTGTGGAGCGAGCTGCTGCGCGACCCCGCGCGCCTCGAGCGCGATCACGGCGCGACCGATCCGCTCGAGTGGCACCTGCGCGTCCTGCTGCAGGTCTGCAACGCCGTGCACTTCGCGCACACGCGCGGCGTGCTCCATCGCGATCTGAAGCCCGACAACGTGATGATCGGCGGCTTCGGCGAGGTCTACGTGCTCGACTGGGGCCTCGCGGTGCGCACCGCGGATCAGGCCTCGGCCATGCCGAAGATGGATCCCGCCGAGGGCCTCGTGCTCGCGGGGACGCCTTGGTACATGGCGCCCGAGATGCTCGGTGGCGCGGCGGCGCGGCTCTCGCCCGCGACCGACGTCTACCTGCTCGGCGGCGTGCTGCACGAGATCGTCACCGGGCGCGCGCCGCACCAGGAGGGCAACCTCCACGCGATCCTCGCGAGCGTCGTGCAGTCGCGACCGCACCTCGACGCGAGCGTGCCCGAGGAGCTCGCGGCGATCGTGCGCCGCGCGCTCGATCCCGATCCCGCGCGTCGCTACGGCAGCGCCGACGCGCTGCGCAGCGCGGTCGAGGGCTTCCTCCGACATCGCGGCGCGGTGCAGCTCGCCGTCGAGGCGGAGCGCTCGCTCGCCGCGCTCGAGGAGGAGCTCGCGCGGAAGGACGCGACGCCGGCGCGCGAGGTGATCGATCGCCACTTCGCCGAGTGTCGCTTCGGGTTCCGCGCCGCGCTGCGCGCGTGGCCCGAGAACACACGCGCGAAGGACGGCCTCGAGCGCGCGGTCTCGCGCATGGTCGCGCACGAGCTCGACGCGGCGCGCCCTCACGCCGCCGCCGCGCTGCTCGGCGAGCTCGACGCGCCGCCGCGCGCGCTCGCGTCGCGCGTGAGCGACGCCGTGCGCGCGTGGGACGCGCGACAGGAAGCGCTGCTGCGTCTCGATCGCGAGCACGATCCGTCGCTCGGCCGCGGCCTGCGCCTCTCGATCACGGTGTTCGTCGGGCTCTTCTGGACGCTCGGTCCGGTGCTCGCGCCGTACGTCGATCCCACCTACGGCAGCTCGCACGCGAGCATGACCGTGCTGCCGGTGACCCTCACCGCGCTGGTCGCGATCGTCGCGTTCTCGCTGCGCGATCACGTGCTGCAGACGTCGTTCAACCGTCGCCTCGCGGCCGCGTTCTTCCTCAGCCAGCTCGGCGAGATCTTCATCTACATCGGCGGCAGCGCGGCGCAGATGACGATCGCGCAGTGCCACGCGGTCGTGATGCTCGTCGCGAGCGGCACCGTCGGCATGCTCGCGGCCGCGGTGTCGCGCGCGTTCTGGATCGCGTCGGTCGCGTTCGTCGCGGCGTTCGCGGTGGGCTCGGTGTGGCCGCAGTGGATCGGGATCGCGGAGGCGGTCGCGAACGCGATCATCACGATCACGGCGATCGTCCTGTGGAGCCAGCGCGTGACGCTGCCGAAGCGCGCGTCGAAGCGCTGA
- a CDS encoding NAD(P)/FAD-dependent oxidoreductase, with amino-acid sequence MRALGLEGGVERGALRTDRGVVLADVIVDASGLAGARLLGEPPGIARHDLCSAAQEIRAVRDRGAAEALFARHRVPLGEVLSFVGSAGGYSVLNLRLEGDHVSMLTGSIPAEGHPSGRAMIERFAAEHPWIGPPIRAGARAIPLGPPALPLARGRVARIGDAALQVFSAHGSGIGAGLVAARVLVDAITRGGGLAEYETRWTRERGGLLAAYDVFRRYSQRITLAELERLVTTGLLDAAMMRPAMTQLPPALDARALLEKAPRALRERALVSRLARVVARMEAIRALHPLYPSRPGAAREAWSRARTRMIGRSWVASRP; translated from the coding sequence GTGCGCGCGCTCGGGCTCGAGGGCGGCGTGGAGCGCGGCGCGCTGCGCACGGACCGCGGCGTCGTCCTCGCCGACGTGATCGTCGATGCCTCGGGCCTCGCGGGCGCGCGGCTGCTCGGCGAGCCGCCGGGGATCGCGCGCCACGATCTCTGCTCCGCGGCGCAGGAGATCCGCGCGGTGCGCGATCGCGGCGCCGCCGAGGCGCTCTTCGCGCGTCATCGCGTGCCGCTCGGTGAAGTGCTCTCGTTCGTCGGCAGCGCGGGCGGCTACTCGGTGCTCAACCTGCGGCTCGAGGGCGATCACGTCTCGATGCTCACGGGCTCGATCCCCGCCGAGGGCCATCCCTCTGGCCGCGCGATGATCGAGCGCTTCGCCGCCGAGCATCCTTGGATCGGTCCGCCGATCCGCGCCGGCGCGCGCGCGATCCCGCTCGGACCTCCCGCGCTCCCGCTCGCGCGAGGCCGCGTCGCGCGCATCGGGGACGCCGCGCTCCAGGTGTTCTCCGCGCACGGCTCGGGCATCGGCGCGGGGCTCGTCGCCGCCCGCGTGCTGGTCGACGCGATCACGCGCGGCGGCGGTCTCGCCGAGTACGAGACGCGCTGGACGCGCGAGCGCGGCGGTCTGCTCGCGGCGTACGACGTCTTCCGCCGCTACAGCCAGCGCATCACGCTCGCCGAGCTCGAGCGCCTCGTCACCACGGGGCTGCTCGACGCCGCGATGATGCGCCCTGCGATGACGCAGCTGCCGCCCGCGCTCGACGCGCGCGCGTTGCTCGAGAAGGCGCCGCGCGCGCTGCGAGAGCGCGCGCTGGTCTCGCGGCTGGCTCGCGTCGTCGCGCGGATGGAGGCGATCCGCGCGCTCCATCCGCTCTATCCGTCGCGTCCCGGCGCCGCGCGCGAGGCTTGGTCGCGCGCGCGCACGCGCATGATCGGGCGCTCATGGGTCGCGTCGCGACCATGA